A genomic stretch from Solanum stenotomum isolate F172 chromosome 8, ASM1918654v1, whole genome shotgun sequence includes:
- the LOC125874275 gene encoding PRA1 family protein B3-like, with product MASPVTLPISSPQSTGTAGSQSQAPISTPAFRSFISRLSSSIRQGFAQRRPWLELLDRTSFARPDSVAEAASRIRKNFSYFRVNYVTLLASVLALSLLSHPFSLLVLLALLGGWFFLYLFRPSDQPVVIFGRTFSDRETLGILVVFTIIVVFLTSVGSLLISALLVGLAIVSAHGAFRVPEDLFLDDQEPANVGFLSFLGGAASSAAAAAAPAVAARV from the coding sequence CTACGGGTACTGCCGGATCTCAATCTCAGGCCCCTATCTCCACTCCCGCATTCCGTTCATTCATATCTCGTCTTTCATCTTCGATCCGTCAAGGTTTCGCTCAACGACGCCCTTGGTTAGAACTTCTCGACCGCACATCATTTGCCCGTCCTGATTCCGTCGCTGAAGCAGCCTCGCGCATCCGCAAAAACTTCTCCTACTTTCGCGTCAATTACGTTACCTTACTTGCTAGCGTACTCGCTCTTTCCCTTCTATCTCATCCTTTTTCTCTCCTTGTCCTTCTTGCTCTCCTAGGAGGATGGTTTTTTCTCTATCTGTTTAGACCTTCAGATCAGCCCGTTGTTATCTTTGGCCGTACTTTCTCTGATCGTGAAACGTTGGGTATCTTAGTGGTATTCACCATTATTGTGGTGTTCCTTACCAGTGTTGGATCCCTGCTTATCTCTGCTCTTCTTGTTGGACTGGCTATTGTTTCTGCTCATGGAGCTTTTAGGGTTCCTGAAGATTTGTTCCTTGATGATCAAGAGCCGGCCAACGTTGGATTCCTTTCGTTCCTCGGTGGTGCTGCTTCATCTGCCGCCGCTGCCGCTGCGCCGGCTGTTGCTGCTCGTGTGTAG